In a single window of the Diospyros lotus cultivar Yz01 chromosome 10, ASM1463336v1, whole genome shotgun sequence genome:
- the LOC127811727 gene encoding protein TIC 20-v, chloroplastic: MAMPHLHLLSSFSPKPLTFFLHNHFGNPSSIFSLPSTNPRNQIGPGGRRRRRSRRRPITAQSKGSGNSADPPDRLISAICYFYPFFDGIQYGKYVITQFSPIQTLIQPLVPAIKVFKSFPLNGFLVFLTLYFVVVRNPNFSRYVRFNTMQAIVLDVLLIFPDLLERSFNPRDGLGLDLMMSLDSTVFLYLLVCLIYGSSSCLLGQLPRLPIVAEAADRQVL; the protein is encoded by the coding sequence ATGGCCATGCcccatcttcatcttctatcttctttctctccaaAGCCCCTCACCTTCTTCCTCCACAACCACTTCGGAAACCCTAGTTCCATCTTCTCTCTCCCATCAACAAACCCCAGAAACCAAATCGGACccggaggaagaagaagaagaagaagccgcCGCCGCCCCATCACCGCCCAATCCAAGGGCAGTGGCAACTCGGCCGACCCACCGGACCGATTAATCTCAGCCATCTGTTACTTCTACCCCTTCTTCGACGGCATCCAATACGGCAAGTACGTCATCACCCAGTTTTCCCCAATCCAAACCCTCATCCAGCCACTGGTGCCCGCCATTAAAGTGTTCAAGAGCTTCCCCTTGAATGGGTTCTTGGTGTTCCTGACGCTCTATTTCGTGGTGGTCAGGAACCCTAATTTCAGCAGGTACGTGAGGTTCAACACGATGCAGGCCATAGTGCTCGATGTGTTGTTGATTTTCCCGGATCTTCTGGAGAGGAGCTTCAATCCGAGAGATGGGTTGGGTTTGGACTTGATGATGAGCTTGGACAGCACTGTGTTTTTGTACCTTTTGGTGTGTTTGATTTATGGGTCGTCTTCTTGCTTGTTGGGTCAGCTTCCCAGGCTGCCCATTGTTGCTGAAGCTGCTGACAGGCAAGTTCTGTGA
- the LOC127811826 gene encoding classical arabinogalactan protein 4-like encodes MVCRVLVIALLVLCLSDSGRVEGNNAPAPSPVSTKSPQPPTASPPSSSPAPSPVSTKSLPPPTASPPSSSPASNPPSPHASPSESPAPTAPAPKISPASPVSPASSPAKPPATASPAASPPTKGSSPVQSPVPTPASSSPEITPAASEVPSTAPEAEVPGVFPSTSSPPSPVPGSLSPEVAQGPIGESDKSGSDSKYKGRVILSGLALWAALAI; translated from the coding sequence ATGGTGTGTCGAGTACTTGTGATTGCTTTATTGGTGTTGTGTTTGTCGGATTCCGGCAGGGTTGAGGGTAACAATGCGCCTGCACCATCACCCGTTTCCACCAAGTCGCCGCAGCCGCCAACTGCCTCGCCGCCGTCCAGTTCGCCTGCACCATCACCCGTTTCCACCAAGTCGCTCCCGCCGCCAACTGCCTCGCCGCCGTCCAGTTCTCCGGCGTCTAATCCGCCGAGTCCTCACGCATCCCCTTCGGAGTCTCCGGCGCCAACCGCTCCTGCTCCCAAGATTTCTCCAGCGTCGCCTGTTTCTCCGGCTTCTTCGCCGGCCAAACCCCCTGCGACGGCTTCTCCGGCTGCTTCGCCTCCCACTAAAGGGTCTTCTCCGGTTCAATCTCCGGTGCCCACCCCGGCTTCATCTTCGCCGGAAATAACTCCTGCAGCGTCAGAGGTTCCGTCAACGGCTCCGGAGGCAGAGGTGCCGGGGGTGTTCCCATCAACCAGCAGCCCACCGAGCCCGGTGCCGGGGAGTTTGTCGCCTGAGGTTGCCCAAGGTCCAATTGGCGAGTCCGACAAATCGGGTTCAGATTCCAAGTACAAGGGTCGGGTCATTTTGAGTGGGCTGGCTCTTTGGGCTGCATTGGCAATTTAG